One region of Metallosphaera sedula DSM 5348 genomic DNA includes:
- a CDS encoding hypothetical protein (functions along with aFIB and aL7a; guides 2'-O-methylation of ribose to specific sites in RNAs) produces MKIYLAEHTIGSFAFDESGNLLDYVLNPKELGKVVDILINAEKGEPMPSTMELIQKLKPSEVVVESETESSRMQTLGIKVVSKPHHVGARALRGSLAELAVKTKFAENPSEVYNFLYQVSLEYTRRKLRKAAQKRDLLAIQAIRAIDDIDKTINLFSERLREWYSIHFPEADKLVEDHEQYAKIVSLAGYRDNVTVETLTEIGLNEQRAKKLADAAKKSIGADISDADINSIRDLANTILSLFKLRNSLYDYLDSIMREVAPNVTELVGPTLGARLLSLAGSLEELSKMPASTIQVLGAEKALFRALKSGSRPPKHGIIFQYPAIHVSPRWQRGKIARALAAKLAIASRIDAYSGRFVGTQLVEQVNKRIEEIKTKYAQPPPKKQQPAKEEGKRFDKREHKKGKKGKRR; encoded by the coding sequence ATGAAAATTTATTTGGCTGAGCACACAATAGGGTCCTTTGCCTTTGATGAGTCAGGGAACCTTTTGGATTACGTCCTTAATCCAAAGGAACTGGGCAAGGTAGTTGATATTCTAATAAACGCCGAGAAAGGTGAACCAATGCCCTCTACCATGGAATTAATTCAGAAACTGAAACCGTCGGAAGTAGTTGTGGAAAGCGAAACGGAGAGCTCAAGGATGCAGACCTTAGGGATCAAGGTTGTATCCAAGCCCCATCATGTGGGAGCCAGGGCTTTGAGGGGTTCTCTCGCTGAACTAGCAGTAAAAACAAAATTCGCTGAAAATCCGAGCGAAGTGTACAATTTCCTTTATCAAGTATCTCTAGAATATACGAGAAGAAAGCTGAGAAAGGCCGCCCAGAAAAGGGACCTTCTCGCCATACAGGCCATAAGGGCTATCGACGATATTGATAAGACCATTAACCTTTTCTCCGAAAGATTAAGGGAGTGGTATAGTATACACTTCCCCGAAGCCGATAAACTGGTTGAGGACCATGAACAATACGCCAAAATAGTTTCCCTGGCTGGTTATAGGGATAATGTAACGGTGGAGACGTTAACCGAGATAGGACTTAATGAGCAAAGGGCTAAGAAGCTAGCCGATGCTGCCAAGAAGAGTATAGGAGCAGACATCTCAGATGCGGATATCAACTCCATCAGGGATCTGGCTAACACGATTTTGTCTCTTTTCAAGCTAAGGAACTCGCTTTACGACTACTTGGACTCAATTATGAGGGAAGTAGCTCCCAACGTGACTGAACTAGTGGGTCCCACCCTTGGTGCTAGGCTGTTAAGTCTGGCAGGGAGCCTTGAGGAACTTTCTAAGATGCCAGCTAGTACGATTCAAGTGTTAGGGGCTGAGAAAGCCCTCTTTAGGGCACTTAAGAGCGGAAGCAGACCACCCAAACATGGAATCATTTTCCAGTATCCAGCAATTCACGTCTCTCCCAGATGGCAGAGAGGGAAGATTGCCAGGGCCCTAGCTGCCAAGCTAGCAATAGCATCAAGGATAGACGCCTATAGCGGAAGATTTGTGGGAACACAGCTTGTGGAACAGGTGAATAAGAGAATCGAGGAGATAAAAACGAAATATGCCCAGCCACCACCCAAAAAACAACAACCAGCTAAGGAAGAGGGGAAGAGATTTGATAAAAGAGAGCATAAAAAGGGGAAAAAGGGAAAGAGAAGGTAG
- the gatD gene encoding Glu-tRNA(Gln) amidotransferase subunit GatD: MLEGYRGKALELLSSLGAEIGDVLQVYNDKVSVKGILMPSYSRDDSVIVLKLDNGYNAGFSVNKVKVSLLEKGNRPQERSEHRELLPGKVKIISTGGTIVSKVEYETGAVRPALSTEEIIRFVPEIQEITSISAEILFSILSENMKPEFWVKIAEAVKRAFDEGSEGVVVAHGTDTMSYTAAALAFSIQRLPGPVVLVGSQRSSDRPSSDSGINLVSSVLLAKEAPFGEVVVNMHGESSDTYTLAHRGVKVRKMHTSRRDAFQSINDHPLAKVLWKERTVKVLRNDYLRRSDGVELNPKFENRVFLLKFYPGLRPDIVDILLSSGYRGIIVEGTGLGHTSSDFQEAFKRAVKEGLFVGMTSQCLFGRVNMNVYQTGRLLQQSGVVPLGDMLPEVALVKLMWALGQTSDLEEVKRIMLTNLVGEYNPRHSLDHFPRWKHE, encoded by the coding sequence ATGTTAGAAGGTTATAGGGGAAAAGCTCTAGAGTTACTTTCTTCCTTAGGAGCTGAGATAGGTGACGTGTTACAGGTTTATAACGATAAAGTTAGCGTGAAAGGAATCCTTATGCCCTCCTATTCACGTGATGACTCAGTAATAGTCCTTAAGCTCGACAATGGATATAACGCTGGGTTCTCAGTAAACAAGGTTAAGGTAAGCCTACTTGAAAAGGGCAATAGACCACAAGAAAGAAGTGAACATCGAGAGTTACTTCCTGGAAAAGTTAAGATAATCAGCACGGGAGGCACAATTGTAAGCAAGGTAGAGTACGAAACAGGTGCAGTTAGACCTGCACTCAGTACAGAGGAGATCATTAGGTTCGTTCCGGAAATCCAGGAAATTACCTCAATCTCAGCTGAGATTCTTTTCAGCATCCTCAGCGAGAACATGAAACCAGAGTTCTGGGTTAAGATAGCTGAGGCTGTAAAGAGGGCCTTTGATGAGGGAAGCGAGGGAGTCGTCGTGGCTCACGGAACTGATACCATGAGCTACACCGCCGCCGCCTTAGCTTTCTCCATACAGCGTTTGCCTGGGCCCGTGGTACTTGTGGGTTCGCAGAGGAGTAGCGATAGACCCAGCAGCGACTCTGGGATCAACTTGGTTTCATCAGTTCTCTTGGCGAAGGAAGCTCCCTTTGGTGAGGTTGTGGTGAACATGCATGGAGAAAGTTCAGACACCTACACGCTAGCCCACAGGGGAGTAAAGGTTAGGAAAATGCATACTAGCAGGAGGGATGCGTTTCAGAGCATTAACGATCATCCCTTAGCGAAAGTGCTTTGGAAGGAGAGGACTGTGAAAGTGTTGAGGAATGATTATTTGAGAAGGTCCGATGGAGTGGAACTCAATCCAAAATTCGAAAACAGGGTATTCCTCTTGAAATTCTATCCAGGACTGAGACCAGACATCGTGGATATTCTCCTGTCCTCTGGTTACAGGGGCATAATAGTTGAGGGAACTGGCCTGGGCCATACTTCCTCCGACTTTCAAGAAGCTTTCAAGAGGGCAGTCAAGGAAGGGCTATTTGTAGGAATGACTTCCCAGTGCCTGTTTGGGAGGGTAAACATGAACGTTTATCAGACTGGAAGGCTATTACAGCAGTCTGGAGTAGTTCCGCTTGGGGATATGTTACCTGAAGTTGCCCTCGTTAAACTAATGTGGGCTTTGGGTCAGACCTCGGATCTAGAGGAGGTTAAGCGAATCATGTTAACTAATCTAGTTGGTGAGTATAATCCAAGGCATTCCTTGGATCATTTCCCGAGGTGGAAACATGAGTGA
- a CDS encoding DUF61 family protein: MFDKIFQLGLRDILDSMPSEYITLKEAMDGKLEITLNNGFKHKFDPEEVRKLSNAVPLYLWSLVRIPFIVVKLSTPGEYSINGSEWDIKAISTLLNISGKVISVGQMESLLREFKSLIFITLGYDSISVVNEDKEGI, translated from the coding sequence TTGTTCGATAAAATCTTCCAACTGGGATTAAGGGATATACTAGATTCCATGCCCTCAGAATACATTACCCTAAAGGAGGCCATGGATGGAAAACTGGAAATTACATTAAATAACGGTTTTAAACACAAATTTGATCCGGAGGAGGTTAGGAAGCTCTCCAATGCAGTCCCACTTTATCTTTGGTCCTTGGTAAGGATTCCCTTTATTGTGGTGAAGCTCTCCACGCCCGGGGAGTACTCTATTAATGGATCTGAATGGGACATTAAGGCCATCTCCACTCTCCTCAATATTTCAGGGAAAGTAATTTCTGTTGGACAAATGGAATCCCTTTTAAGGGAATTTAAATCATTAATATTTATTACCCTTGGTTATGATAGTATTTCTGTAGTGAACGAAGACAAGGAAGGTATCTAA
- a CDS encoding transcriptional regulator, translating to MSLVPPCEYSVKELLPAMRSIIATKLVKDKGYPLYRAALLMGITPAAVANYMNGKRGTAVKSIIEKDPRLMEMIGDLVDKISSSGGSTQLSSYYCILCAEGKKALKRNGISLPSCLYETNLMLK from the coding sequence ATGTCATTAGTTCCACCTTGCGAATACTCTGTGAAGGAGCTATTGCCAGCAATGCGTTCAATTATTGCAACTAAGCTTGTGAAGGATAAGGGATATCCACTGTACAGGGCAGCTTTACTTATGGGAATTACTCCAGCGGCAGTTGCCAATTATATGAATGGTAAAAGGGGCACAGCAGTGAAAAGCATCATTGAGAAGGATCCCAGGCTCATGGAGATGATTGGTGATCTAGTTGATAAGATAAGTTCCTCTGGGGGTAGCACCCAGCTCTCAAGCTATTACTGTATACTTTGTGCCGAAGGGAAGAAGGCGCTGAAGAGAAACGGGATCTCTCTCCCCTCTTGCCTTTACGAAACTAATCTCATGCTGAAATAA
- a CDS encoding 30S ribosomal protein S30e, with translation MPSHGSLTKAGKVRGQTPKIQAKERHKEVPRVRNRIEYEKRVLKQTAQKQQRAPRRM, from the coding sequence ATGCCATCTCACGGTTCGTTAACAAAGGCCGGGAAGGTTAGGGGACAAACCCCAAAGATCCAAGCTAAGGAGAGACACAAGGAAGTTCCTAGGGTCAGGAATAGAATAGAGTATGAGAAGAGAGTACTCAAGCAAACGGCTCAGAAGCAACAACGTGCACCAAGAAGGATGTAA
- a CDS encoding fibrillarin-like rRNA/tRNA 2'-O-methyltransferase: MSELLDTVRKTEMENVYECVYVDGTVRLCTKNLAKGFTVYGERTVNYDGVEYREWNAFRSKLAGAILKGLKENPVKKGSKVLYLGAASGTTPSHISDIVESEGKVYGVEFSPRVVRELILVAQHRPNLFPILADARFPQNYSSLVEDADVLYVDIAQPDQTDIAIYNARYFLKDNGHLLLAIKARSIDVTKDPTEVFKAEAEKLRNEGFDVMQIINLNPYDKDHAMVLAKFKG; this comes from the coding sequence ATGTCAGAACTTCTGGATACAGTTAGAAAAACCGAGATGGAGAACGTCTACGAGTGCGTTTATGTCGACGGTACAGTGAGGCTCTGTACCAAGAACCTAGCCAAGGGATTTACTGTGTATGGAGAGAGAACGGTAAACTACGACGGGGTAGAGTACAGGGAATGGAACGCCTTTAGGAGCAAGTTAGCAGGAGCCATTCTTAAGGGATTAAAGGAAAACCCTGTGAAGAAAGGCTCGAAGGTTCTCTACCTCGGGGCAGCCTCAGGTACAACTCCAAGTCACATCTCAGATATAGTTGAGAGTGAGGGAAAGGTCTATGGCGTGGAATTTTCCCCTAGGGTAGTAAGGGAGTTAATTCTAGTAGCCCAGCACAGGCCGAATCTGTTCCCAATTCTGGCTGACGCTAGGTTTCCACAGAATTATTCGTCATTGGTTGAAGACGCTGATGTACTTTATGTGGATATTGCCCAACCAGATCAGACCGATATCGCAATATATAACGCAAGATACTTCCTTAAGGATAACGGACATCTTCTTCTAGCGATAAAGGCTAGGAGCATTGACGTCACAAAGGATCCCACAGAGGTATTCAAGGCGGAGGCGGAAAAACTGAGAAATGAGGGATTTGATGTAATGCAGATCATCAACTTGAATCCTTACGACAAGGATCACGCAATGGTACTAGCTAAGTTTAAGGGCTAG
- the gatE gene encoding Glu-tRNA(Gln) amidotransferase subunit GatE, translating to MSEYEKMGLKVGLEIHQQINTSHKLFCECPTTMDEESQGELERYLRPVASELGQIDVAAFFEWEKGKKVVYEVPRRSSCLVECDEEPPHPMNIDAIKLGLAMTLAFNGEPLDEIFVMRKTVIDGSNTSGFQRTAIVGLGGYIKDVDGVITIQTIAIEEDAARKLEETPTSVKYNLDRLGIPLIEISTGPDIRSPEQAKRVALLIGQMLRLTGKVKRGLGTIRQDLNVSILGGVKTEIKGVQDLDMIPKIIENEANRQRELLRIRDELRARITREDFAKKVVEKDLTELFASSRSRLIQSELKKGGKVLGLLAPGFKGLLGRQVMPGRRFGTEISDYVKALAGLGGIFHSDELPNYGIVEEEVQRVAKELGVGELDAFILVVGPEEKVKKAIQVIKDRLSQAFEGVPKETRAANEDGTSKFMRPQPGSARMYPETDIPSILSRELLEDAKKMVPPTPEQKLKELMKMGLNEELAKQVLNSPRLDQFEYLTRKYVNVSPTVIATTLENTLKYVKSQGGNIDKISDGDIEAVIASVSQGRITKDSIPQILLEYSTPNSNVGIESVISRYTGISEEELINLIKEIVAQNSEEVKSKGEKAFSLLMGKVMERVRGRAEGKKVAELIRKVMKDETG from the coding sequence ATGAGTGAATACGAAAAAATGGGACTCAAGGTAGGACTGGAGATTCACCAACAAATCAATACATCACATAAGCTCTTCTGCGAATGCCCCACGACAATGGACGAGGAGAGTCAAGGGGAGCTGGAGAGATATCTAAGGCCTGTGGCCAGCGAACTGGGACAAATAGATGTTGCAGCGTTCTTTGAGTGGGAGAAAGGCAAAAAGGTGGTCTATGAAGTTCCTAGGAGGTCTAGCTGTCTTGTGGAGTGTGATGAAGAACCACCCCATCCCATGAACATAGACGCAATTAAGCTAGGTCTTGCCATGACCCTTGCGTTTAATGGAGAACCCTTGGATGAAATCTTCGTAATGAGAAAAACAGTCATAGATGGTTCTAACACCTCAGGTTTTCAGCGTACGGCGATAGTCGGGCTTGGGGGATACATTAAGGATGTGGATGGCGTGATAACTATCCAGACCATTGCCATAGAAGAAGACGCTGCGAGAAAGCTAGAGGAAACCCCTACCTCTGTTAAATATAACCTGGATAGACTGGGTATCCCGCTCATAGAGATCTCCACAGGTCCTGATATTAGGAGCCCCGAGCAGGCAAAGAGAGTTGCCCTACTCATTGGCCAGATGCTCAGGCTCACAGGAAAAGTGAAGAGAGGTCTAGGAACCATAAGGCAAGATCTCAACGTTTCCATTTTGGGTGGAGTCAAAACGGAGATCAAGGGGGTACAAGACCTGGACATGATACCAAAGATCATTGAGAATGAAGCCAACAGGCAGAGGGAGTTACTCAGGATCAGGGACGAACTGAGAGCTAGGATTACTAGGGAGGATTTTGCCAAAAAAGTTGTGGAGAAAGACCTAACAGAGCTCTTCGCCTCGTCCAGGAGTAGGCTTATTCAATCTGAACTTAAGAAGGGAGGTAAGGTTCTGGGATTACTGGCACCTGGATTTAAGGGGCTTCTAGGAAGACAGGTGATGCCTGGGAGAAGATTTGGGACAGAGATATCAGACTACGTTAAGGCCTTGGCTGGGCTAGGTGGGATATTTCACTCCGATGAGCTCCCCAACTATGGTATAGTGGAGGAAGAGGTTCAAAGGGTGGCCAAGGAACTGGGAGTAGGTGAACTAGACGCTTTCATTCTGGTGGTTGGTCCAGAAGAGAAGGTGAAGAAAGCAATACAGGTGATTAAGGACAGGCTATCTCAGGCGTTTGAAGGCGTACCCAAGGAGACTAGAGCAGCCAATGAGGACGGTACTAGCAAATTCATGAGACCGCAACCTGGTTCAGCTAGAATGTACCCAGAAACTGACATTCCATCCATTCTTTCCAGGGAGTTGCTTGAAGACGCTAAAAAAATGGTGCCACCAACTCCAGAGCAGAAACTTAAGGAGCTAATGAAAATGGGTCTAAACGAGGAACTGGCCAAACAGGTATTGAACAGCCCGAGGTTAGATCAATTTGAGTATTTGACGAGAAAGTACGTCAATGTTTCCCCGACCGTCATAGCGACAACCCTAGAGAACACGTTAAAGTACGTTAAGTCTCAAGGTGGAAACATAGACAAGATATCCGATGGAGATATTGAAGCCGTGATTGCGAGCGTGAGCCAAGGAAGGATAACCAAGGACTCCATTCCGCAGATACTCCTTGAGTACTCCACACCTAACTCCAACGTTGGGATAGAGAGCGTCATTTCCAGGTATACCGGAATTTCCGAGGAGGAATTGATCAATCTGATCAAGGAGATAGTGGCCCAGAATAGCGAGGAGGTGAAATCCAAGGGAGAAAAGGCGTTTAGCCTCCTCATGGGCAAAGTAATGGAGAGGGTGAGGGGTAGGGCTGAGGGGAAGAAAGTAGCAGAACTAATAAGGAAAGTAATGAAAGATGAGACTGGATGA
- a CDS encoding adenosylcobalamin-dependent ribonucleoside-diphosphate reductase, producing MQSDISILSLSKISVIKRDGRREEFKLEKILSKLGPLHDEIVDGIAKDVIQNSTDNVINTRSLADIVERNLIEGSLEHPELMDLAKKYVLARIYNHVFGKGKWSEFDPKDLLISYNALKVLEARYLLKDPETLRYIETPQMMFKRVASYLAKVEQDKNVQQDAAQKFYEIMSSLKFVPNTPALMNSGTRLGILSACFVLPVRDSMTSPSGDGIYDTLRAMALVHQQGGGTGFDFSELRPKGDVVASTAGVASGPVSFMKIFDVSTDVVKQGGKRRGANMGVMHAWHADIEDFIHAKTGELKDVQLQNFNISVGVYDYFMEAVMKEEQVPLITPRKTKIPGTDHEYYIVKARNYMREEWVQEEILRELEEKGSVYLDESKIITVDEALAIAEKEGAVIRWVNARTLFEQIVKGAWDSGDPGLLFIDEINRRHPTWYLGKIQATNPCGEEPLLPWESCNLGSLNLEKFVKERDGTPYIDWDDLANTIRYAVRFLDNVVDANRYPLPQIEQATKRTRKVGLGVMGLARALIKLGIPYDSVDAVYVSYYLAKFIYYHAMKTSIELAKEKGSFPAYDPVRYKDVWESARELDEILTISGIRGKPSDYAKKLMSEAEKLDVTVLKDMRLKYGLRNATVVSVAPTGTISIIAGTSSSIEPLFALAFIRNVAVGKFMEIDPLFLEYLRKYELDTPDVVKKIAETGEVGDNPFVPKTIRKLFRTAHEVEPMYHVLHQAAWQQWNDSGTSKTINLRSEEPADTVEKVYMTAWKLGIKGITVYRDKSKSQQVIYFGLKKEREEKSKALPSSLRMEKKFVEVSENFAGGCKTCEL from the coding sequence ATGCAAAGTGACATCAGTATACTATCTCTCTCTAAGATATCAGTCATAAAGCGTGACGGTAGGAGGGAAGAATTTAAACTAGAAAAGATCCTCTCAAAACTCGGTCCACTACATGACGAGATAGTGGACGGTATTGCAAAGGATGTGATTCAAAACTCTACTGATAACGTGATAAATACTAGATCGTTAGCTGATATCGTGGAGAGGAACCTCATTGAGGGTTCCTTGGAACACCCAGAGCTCATGGATCTGGCCAAAAAGTACGTTCTGGCCAGAATCTACAATCACGTATTTGGAAAGGGTAAATGGAGCGAGTTTGATCCCAAGGATCTACTCATTAGCTATAACGCCCTCAAGGTGTTAGAGGCTAGGTACCTGTTGAAGGATCCCGAAACTCTTAGGTACATTGAGACGCCTCAGATGATGTTCAAGAGAGTCGCCTCGTATCTGGCTAAAGTCGAGCAGGATAAGAACGTTCAGCAGGATGCTGCGCAGAAATTCTATGAGATAATGTCCTCTCTCAAGTTCGTGCCCAACACCCCTGCCCTGATGAACTCCGGAACTAGGCTCGGTATACTCTCAGCGTGTTTCGTTCTACCGGTTAGGGATTCCATGACTTCCCCCTCAGGTGACGGTATATATGACACTCTCAGGGCGATGGCACTGGTTCACCAACAGGGAGGAGGCACGGGATTCGACTTCTCTGAACTTAGACCTAAGGGAGATGTTGTAGCGTCTACTGCGGGAGTTGCCTCTGGTCCGGTCTCCTTCATGAAGATCTTTGATGTTTCAACTGACGTTGTGAAACAGGGCGGTAAGAGACGTGGTGCGAACATGGGTGTCATGCATGCGTGGCACGCGGATATTGAGGACTTCATTCACGCTAAAACCGGTGAACTAAAGGACGTTCAACTCCAGAACTTCAACATCTCTGTGGGTGTTTATGATTACTTTATGGAGGCCGTAATGAAAGAGGAGCAGGTTCCCCTGATAACCCCGAGGAAAACCAAGATACCTGGTACAGACCACGAATACTACATTGTAAAGGCAAGGAATTACATGCGCGAGGAGTGGGTTCAGGAGGAGATACTCAGGGAGTTAGAGGAAAAGGGCTCAGTTTACCTCGATGAGAGCAAGATAATTACGGTGGATGAGGCTCTGGCTATTGCAGAGAAGGAGGGCGCAGTAATAAGGTGGGTTAACGCGAGGACTCTGTTCGAGCAAATAGTAAAGGGGGCATGGGACTCAGGTGATCCAGGCCTTCTGTTCATAGATGAGATTAACAGGAGGCATCCCACATGGTACTTGGGAAAGATCCAGGCTACCAACCCGTGTGGAGAAGAACCACTACTCCCCTGGGAGTCGTGCAACCTAGGCTCCCTTAACCTAGAGAAGTTCGTCAAGGAAAGGGACGGAACCCCATACATAGATTGGGACGACTTGGCCAATACCATAAGATATGCGGTCAGGTTCCTTGATAACGTGGTAGATGCTAACAGGTATCCTCTACCTCAAATAGAGCAGGCAACCAAGAGGACAAGAAAGGTTGGGCTAGGCGTGATGGGCCTAGCGAGAGCGTTGATAAAGCTAGGCATCCCCTATGACAGCGTGGATGCAGTTTACGTATCGTACTATCTCGCTAAGTTCATTTACTACCACGCCATGAAGACTTCAATTGAGCTGGCCAAGGAGAAGGGATCCTTCCCCGCATACGATCCTGTTAGGTACAAGGACGTATGGGAATCAGCTAGGGAACTCGACGAGATATTGACCATTTCTGGGATCAGGGGTAAACCCTCAGATTACGCAAAGAAGTTGATGTCAGAGGCCGAGAAATTGGACGTCACCGTACTTAAGGACATGAGACTTAAATACGGTTTACGAAATGCCACCGTGGTATCTGTAGCCCCAACGGGCACCATATCCATAATTGCTGGGACATCCTCGTCAATTGAGCCTCTGTTCGCATTGGCGTTCATCAGGAACGTCGCCGTGGGGAAGTTCATGGAGATTGACCCTCTCTTCCTGGAGTACCTAAGAAAGTATGAGTTAGATACGCCAGACGTAGTCAAGAAAATAGCTGAAACTGGAGAGGTTGGAGATAATCCGTTTGTGCCCAAGACTATAAGAAAGCTGTTCAGAACAGCCCACGAAGTAGAGCCAATGTATCATGTTCTGCATCAGGCGGCGTGGCAACAGTGGAACGACTCAGGGACATCAAAGACAATAAATCTGAGAAGTGAGGAGCCTGCAGATACCGTAGAGAAGGTCTATATGACCGCTTGGAAGCTGGGAATAAAGGGAATTACAGTATATAGGGATAAGTCCAAGTCGCAACAGGTCATATACTTCGGACTGAAGAAGGAGAGGGAGGAGAAGTCAAAGGCTTTGCCATCATCCCTTAGAATGGAAAAGAAGTTCGTGGAAGTAAGCGAGAACTTCGCTGGTGGATGCAAGACTTGTGAACTCTAA